In Carassius carassius chromosome 46, fCarCar2.1, whole genome shotgun sequence, the following proteins share a genomic window:
- the LOC132129419 gene encoding protein-L-isoaspartate O-methyltransferase domain-containing protein 2-like, protein MGGAVSAGEDNDELIDNLKEAHYIRSDLVERAFRAIDRADYYLEEYRDSAYKDLAWRHGNLHLSAPCIYSEVMEALDLQPGLSFLNLGSGTGYLSTMVGLILGPFGVNHGVELHADVVDYAYQKFDYFIKTSDSFDKFEFCEPTFVVGNCLEIPPESRQYDRVYCGAGVQKEYENYMKNLLKVGGILVLPLEEKLTKITRTGQSSWETKKIIAVTFAPLVQPKQNVNGRPRSVPLPIFEVRTLQDLSRIAIRHTLRQPIAMGEGRTKRRVSFPGARAMHRYGPRFERRRFCRRFYRQCVNSVVLHDSMIPTAMDDCNYPGGVEEEEVEEEEEEEISCGRVREDLPEEDEEGCGGTEEEKSRIGCARAEPPVNILREKILRLPLPEPLKMYLLYYREK, encoded by the exons ATGGGTGGAGCCGTGAGTGCGGGTGAGGACAATGATGAGCTGATTGACAACCTGAAGGAGGCCCATTACATCCGCTCAGATCTGGTGGAGAGGGCCTTCAGAGCCATTGACAGAGCTGACTATTATCTGGAGGAGTACCGTGACAGTGCGTATAAAGACCTGGCCTGGAGGCATGGGAACCTCCATCTGTCTGCTCCGTGTATCTACTCGGAGGTGATGGAGGCCTTGGACCTGCAGCCTGGCCTGTCTTTTCTCAATCTGGGCAGTGGGACGGGTTACCTCAGCACCATGGTGGGCCTTATACTGG GTCCGTTTGGTGTGAATCACGGTGTGGAACTGCATGCGGATGTGGTCGATTATGCATATCAGAAATTTGACTACTTTATCAAAACCAGCGACAGCTTTGACAA GTTTGAGTTCTGTGAGCCGACGTTTGTGGTAGGGAACTGTCTGGAGATCCCTCCGGAGAGCCGGCAGTATGACAGGGTGTACTGTGGAGCAGGAGTTCAGAAAGAGTATGAGAACTACATGAAGAACCTGCTAAAGGTTGGCGGGATCTTAGTTCTCCCCCTGGAGGAGAAG TTGACCAAGATCACCCGCACAGGTCAGAGCTCCTGGGAGACCAAGAAAATCATCGCTGTGACCTTTGCCCCGCTCGTCCAGCCAAAGCAGAATGTCAATGGCAGACCTAGGAGTGTCCCTTTAC CTATTTTTGAGGTGCGGACATTGCAGGACCTGTCCCGGATTGCTATTCGCCACACTCTGCGGCAGCCCATAGCTATGGGGGAAGGACGCACAAAGAGACGGGTGTCTTTCCCAGGGGCCCGGGCCATGCACCGCTATGGGCCCCGCTTCGAACGCCGCCGCTTCTGCCGCCGTTTCTACCGCCAGTGCGTTAACTCCGTGGTTCTCCATGACTCCATGATTCCCACAGCCATGGACGACTGCAACTACCCCGGAGGAGTGGAAGAGGAAGAagtggaagaggaggaggaagaggaaatcAGTTGCGGCAGAGTGAGAGAAGACCTGCCCGAGGAGGATGAGGAAGGATGCGGCGGCACCGAAGAGGAGAAAAGCAGAATCGGCTGCGCTCGTGCAGAGCCTCCCGTTAATATTCTGAGGGAGAAGATTCTAAGACTCCCGTTACCTGAACCCCTGAAGATGTATCTGCTGTATTACAGGGAGAAGTGA